A stretch of Gambusia affinis linkage group LG10, SWU_Gaff_1.0, whole genome shotgun sequence DNA encodes these proteins:
- the LOC122838685 gene encoding afadin- and alpha-actinin-binding protein-like isoform X1, translated as MKFSTLVADGCTATMPESSPVKDARRCSVECRTPPLSQFSQSSLLLHRNSHRLSTFCTEHNLQECLSHISQEVSLLGLSPGWTEADSGSQLNVVAVLNCMYDLIQLHHRSLRTLENMEIEQLKLSSNVDYLKINNTHLKEEVEVSKRQNTGLLERERQLQLKLKSLQNCLKNEKEEVQKLQNIISSRSCQFNHEMKRREREFTKLKERLNQLLADKKDRKSAIDVLNNIGRADGKRSLWKTEKTEAKHEGEMYRTLLSDYDMRQRELVLENAELKKVMHQMKKEIVSILKSRKLIPKGENYEHNDTQAASDEDDEVFDPSKESLELFCIDAREKLTNSIRLQWRRLKSHVERLDSQVSLTQMSESSNDDAVPRENHEEEMDRLKMEIQRCKDFIQKQQQLLQKQLSCVCNEDSVSLQNEGYMLQEKKRLGEEWKNLEEQRKSFERERRNFTEAAIRLSHERKVFEEDRGTWLKQQFLSMSPFGNSKQLHGPKSASALLIAETEVSAPMGPETLSECQSDSASPIPRSVSLMSSSAADLECELRLIPGNGMTCSLSEHRKSEHFEELSPLCENISLRDKQRRESEDLSNHSLTPEKSSSI; from the exons ATGAA ATTTTCCACACTGGTTGCTGACGGCTGCACTGCAACAATGCCAGAGTCCTCACCGG TCAAGGACGCTCGCCGCTGTTCTGTTGAATGTAGAACACCTCCCCTGAGTCAGTTCAGCCAGTCATCGCTGCTACTCCACAGAAACTCACACAGGCTCAGCACCTTCTGCACAGAGCACAATCTGCAGGAATGCCTGTCTCACATCAGTCAG GAGGTGTCACTGCTGGGTCTCTCGCCTGGCTGGACCGAGGCAGACAGCGGCTCACAGCTGAATGTTGTGGCTGTGCTGAATTGCATGTATGACCTGATTCAGCTGCACCACAGGAGCCTGAGAACACTGGAAAACATGGAAATAGAGCAGCTGAAACTCAGCAGCAATGTGGATTACCTGAAGATCAACAACACTCATCTAAAG GAAGAGGTTGAAGTTTCCAAACGACAAAACACTGGATTGCTTGAGAGAGAacgacagctgcagctgaaactgAAGAGTCTGCAGAACtgtctgaaaaatgagaaagaagaG GTGCAGAAACTGCAGAACATAATTTCAAGCCGTTCCTGTCAGTTCAACCACGAAATgaaaaggagggagagagaatTCACTAAACTGAAGGAGCGATTGAATCAACTCCTAGCTGACAAAAAAGATAGAAAATCAG CTATTGACGTATTAAACAACATTGGAAGAGCTGATGGAAAGAGAAGCCtttggaaaactgaaaaaacagaagcaaa GCATGAGGGAGAGATGTATAGGACACTTCTAAGCGACTACGACATGAGGCAGAGGGAGCTTGTCCTGGAAAATGCAGAGCTGAAGAAGGTGATGCATCAGATGAAGAAGGAGATTGTGTCCATCCTGAAGTCAAGAAAACTGATCCCCAAAGGAGAAAATTATGAGCATAATGATACGCAG GCTGCCTCAGACGAAGACGATGAGGTGTTTGACCCCAGTAAGGAAAGTTTAGAGCTGTTTTGTATTGATGCCAGGGAGAAGCTGACTAACAGTATCCGCCTCCAGTGGAGAAGACTCAAGAGCCACGTTGAAAGACTGGACAGCCAAG tgtcttTGACTCAGATGTCTGAGTCTAGCAATGATGACGCTGTCCCTCGTGAGAATCATGAGGAGGAGATGGACCGGCTAAAGATGGAGATCCAGCGGTGCAAAGATTTCAttcaaaagcagcagcagctcctgcag AAGCAGCTGAGCTGTGTGTGCAACGAAGACTCCGTGTCGCTGCAGAATGAGGGCTACATGCTGCAGGAGAAGAAACGCCTCGGTGAGGAATGGAAGAACTTAGAGGAACAGAGAAAGAGCTTTGAGAGGGAAAGGAGGAACTTCACTGAAGCAGCTATTAGACTGAGCCATGAG AGGAAGGTCTTTGAGGAGGATCGGGGCACATGGCTCAAACAGCAGTTTCTAAGTATGAGTCCGTTTGGAAACTCAAAGCAGCTTCATGGGCCGAAGTCTGCAAGTGCCTTATTGATCG CTGAAACGGAGGTTAGTGCACCGATGGGTCCAGAAACACTCAGCGAATGTCAATCAGACTCGGCCTCCCCAATACCTAGATCGGTTTCTCTCATGTCATCTTCTGCAGCTGATTTGGAGTGTGAACTTCGCCTTATTCCAGGAAACGG TATGACTTGCAGCTTGTCAGAACACAGAAAGTCAGAACATTTTGAGGAATTGAGCCCactatgtgaaaatatttctctgcGGGACAAACAGCGGAGGGAGAGCGAAGACCTCAGCAACCATTCACTCACACCTGAGAAGAGCAGTAGTATATGA
- the LOC122838683 gene encoding vitellogenin-1-like — MKAVVLALSLAFVAGQHFDLVPEFAAGKTYVYKYEALLLSGLPEEGLARAGLKIKSKVLFSRADQNNLLLKLVEPQLFEYNGIWPNDSAIPATKLTAALAPQFAIPIKFEYTNSVVGKIFAPEGVSPVVLNIHRGIVNVLQLNIKKTHKVFDLQEVGTQGVCKTLYSISEDARNENILLTKTRDLNNCQERLIKDMGLAYTQKCERCQEETKNLRGTTTFSYTLKPVANAIMILKVDVNELIQFLPFSEDNGTTQMRTKQSFQFLEIQKEPITPINAVYRHRGSLKYEFANELLQAPIKLVKISNAKAQTAEVMNKLATINVENLHENAPMKFLELVQLLRLARYEDLEMYWNQYKKMSPHRHWFLDTIPAAGTPAAFRFIKEKFMAEEINTAEAVQALVAAVHMVTADPEVIKLFESLLANDKVEKNPLLREVVFLGYGTMVYKYCNKTAPCPAELVKPIQERLTNAVAKNEEDKIVLYVKVLGNAGHPSSFKSLIKIMPIHGTPAASLPMRVHVEAIMALRNIAKKEPRLVQDLALQLYMDKALHPKLRMLSCIVLFETKPSMALVATVANAVKTEENLQLASFSYSHMKSLSRNHATIDPDVAAACSVAMKLLSPELGRLSLRYSKAFHMDIYSRSLMVGGAATAFYINDAANILPRTAVVKTRAFLAGATAEALEIGASIDGLQELLLKNPALAENTDRITKMKRVIKALSEWKSLPADKPLGSIYVKLFGQEIGFASIDKPMIDQGVQYAKDLPIQEYGKEILKALLVTGVNVKYAKPVLAAEVRRILPTVAGLPMELGLFSAAVAAASVKIKPNTTPRLPEDFPLQKLLETDIRLEAEVKPTVSMTTYAVMGLNTDIFQAFVIAKAKVHSVMPAKIAARLNIKEGEFKIEALPVEVPENITFVNVTTFAGSRNIEELPAERITYLFPTKVLPSNPVKSSERASYADSMLSSSELLPEEVKYVKSIRRHKIRGFAKRYCAKNKGVGLRACFRFASENGAYIQDGFLYKLVGRHNFSFSVTPIEGEVVERLEMEVKVGPKAAEKLVKRINLNEEETREEGGPVLMKLDKILSSRRNGSSSSSSSSSSSSSRSSSSSKTSSSSSSRSGRKINLAARSNKSSSSSSSKRSSSSSSSSSSSSSSSSSSSSSSWRSRSRSGRSRSSSSSDRTSSASSIASLFIDSSSSSRSSSSRSKQVTERFQRLHNKENPSKSASRSRSISASVEAIFNQKKFLREEEVVAALLFRAVKVDKRMLGYQVAVYLDKPNARLQIIVSNMSSESNWRLCADGVVLSKHKVTTKVSWGEQCKRYSANATGETGLVSSNPAARLRASWERLPSALKRYAKMVNKYVRSKVISDLIHTKKQNSTRKLSVIAVATSDRTIDLVVKTPMKNAYNVTIRLPMSMPIDEIKGLSPFDEIIDKIHFMVSKAAAAECRFIEDTLYTFNNKSYKNKMPSSCYQVAAQDCTDELKFMVLLRKDSSEQHHINVKISEIDIDMYPRDNKIIVKVNEMEIPLTSLPYRHPTASIEIRQSGEGLAVFAPRHGLQEVYFDRKTWRIKIADWMKGKTCGLCGKADGEIRQEYHTPNGRVAKNSVSFAHSWILPVESCRDESECRLKLESVQLEKQLTVHGDDSTCFSVEPVPRCLPGCLPIKTTPVTVGFNCWSSESESNVYDRSVDLRKTTQAHLACNCNTKCS, encoded by the exons ATGAAAGCGGTTGTACTAGCCCTGTCTCTGGCCTTCGTGG CTGGACAACATTTTGATTTGG TCCCTGAATTTGCTGCCGGTAAGACCTACGTGTACAAGTATGAAGCATTACTCCTCAGCGGTCTTCCTGAGGAAGGTTTGGCAAGAGCTGGACTGAAAATCAAGTCCAAAGTTCTCTTCAGCCGAGCTGACCAAAATAACTTACTGCTGAAg CTTGTGGAACCTCAGCTCTTTGAGTACAATGGTATTTGGCCAAACGACTCAGCAATCCCAGCAACCAAGTTGACGGCAGCCCTGGCACCTCAGTTTGCGATCCCCATCAAGTTTGAATACACCAATAGTGTAGTTGGTAAAATCTTTGCTCCTGAAGGGGTTTCGCCTGTGGTGCTGAATATCCACAGAGGCATTGTGAATGTGCTCCAGCTGAACATCAAGAAGACCCACAAAGTCTTTGACTTGCAGGAG GTTGGAACTCAAGGTGTGTGCAAGACCCTCTACTCCATCAGTGAAGATGCACGTAATGAGAACATCCTTCTGACCAAGACCAGGGACCTGAACAACTGCCAGGAAAGACTCATTAAGGACATGGGATTGGCATACACTCAGAAGTGTGAAAGGTGCCAGGAG GAAACCAAAAACCTGAGAGGTACCACAACATTCAGCTACACCTTGAAACCAGTCGCTAATGCCATCATGATCCTGAAAGTGGACGTCAATGAGCTGATCCAGTTCTTACCTTTCTCTGAGGATAATGGAACTACTCAAATGAGGACCAA GCAATCCTTTCAGTTCCTTGAGATTCAGAAAGAGCCCATTACACCTATCAACGCTGTATATAGACACCGTGGATCTCTCAAGTACGAATTCGCCAACGAACTTCTTCAGGCACCCATTAAGCTTGTCAAGATCAGCAATGCAAAGGCCCAG ACTGCAGAGGTCATGAATAAGCTTGCCACCATCAACGTGGAGAATCTTCATGAAAATGCACCTATGAAGTTTTTGGAACTGGTACAGCTCCTCCGTCTTGCTCGCTACGAAGATTTGGAAATGTACTGGAACCAGTACAAAAAGATGTCCCCTCACAG ACACTGGTTCTTGGATACCATCCCTGCTGCTGGCACTCCCGCTGCTTTTAGATTCATCAAAGAGAAGTTCATGGCTGAGGAAATAAACACTGCTGAGGCTGTTCAAGCATTGGTTGCAGCTGTACACATGGTGACTGCTGACCCCGAGGTTATCAAGCTGTTCGAG AGCCTGTTAGCGAACGACAAAGTAGAGAAAAATCCACTTCTGCGTGAGGTTGTCTTCCTTGGATACGGTACAATGGTTTACAAATATTGTAATAAGACAGCACCCTGTCCAGCTGAACTTGTAAAG CCTATTCAAGAACGACTCACAAATGCTGTTGCCAAGAATGAGGAAGACAAAATCGTCCTGTACGTAAAGGTTTTGGGAAATGCTGGACATCCATCTAGCTTCAAGTCTCTCATTAAGATCATGCCCATCCATGGTACTCCCGCTGCATCTCTGCCAATGAGAGTTCATGTTGAAGCCATCATGGCTTTGAGGAACATTGCAAAGAAGGAGCCCAGACTG GTCCAGGATCTGGCTCTCCAGCTCTACATGGACAAGGCTCTCCACCCAAAGCTCCGTATGCTTTCCTGCATTGTTCTCTTCGAGACCAAACCTTCCATGGCTTTGGTGGCCACTGTTGCCAACGCTGTGAAAACAGAGGAGAATTTGCAGCTGGCCAGCTTCTCTTACTCTCACATGAAGTCCCTGAGCAGGAACCATGCAACCATTGATCCTGATGT TGCCGCTGCTTGCAGCGTTGCCATGAAACTGTTGAGCCCAGAGTTGGGCAGACTGAGCCTGCGTTATAGCAAAGCTTTTCATATGGACATCTACAGCA GGTCCTTGATGGTTGGTGGTGCTGCAACTGCTTTTTACATCAATGATGCTGCAAATATTTTGCCAAGAACTGCTGTTGTAAAGACCAGAGCCTTCTTGGCTGGAGCAACTGCAGAAGCCCTGGAG ATCGGAGCCTCTATTGATGGACTGCAGGAGCTGCTTCTGAAAAACCCTGCTCTCGCTGAAAACACTGACAGGATCACCAAAATGAAGCGTGTCATAAAGGCT CTGTCAGAATGGAAATCCCTGCCCGCCGACAAACCCCTGGGTTCTATCTACGTCAAGCTCTTTGGACAGGAGATTGGCTTTGCTAGTATCGACAAACCCATGATCGACCAGGGTGTTCAG TATGCCAAGGACTTACCCATTCAGGAATATGGAAAAGAGATTCTTAAGGCTCTGCTCGTGACTGGCGTCAACGTCAAGTATGCTAAGCCTGTTCTGGCTGCTGAGGTGAGACGCATTCTTCCAACTGTTGCTGGTCTTCCGATGGAGCTTGGTCTGTTCAGTGCTGCTGTGgctgcagcttctgttaaaA tCAAGCCAAACACAACACCACGCCTGCCAGAAGATTTTCCCCTCCAGAAGCTCCTGGAGACGGACATTCGGCTCGAGGCTGAGGTCAAACCAAC tgtttccaTGACCACATATGCAGTTATGGGACTCAACACTGACATTTTCCAGGCTTTTGTGATAGCAAAGGCCAAAGTCCACTCTGTTATGCCAGCCAAAATTGCTGCAAGACTCAACATCAAAGAAGGAGAGTTTAAGATTGAAGCTCTTCCAGTTGAAGTGCCTGAAAACATCACATTTGTGAA TGTGACAACTTTTGCTGGGTCAAGAAATATCGAGGAACTTCCCGCTGAGAGAATTACCTACCTCTTCCCTACCAAAGTCTTGCCCTCAAACCCAGTCAAATCATCCGAGCGAGCTTCCTATGCTGACAGCATG CTCTCATCCTCCGAGCTCCTTCCTGAGGAAGTGAAATATGTCAAGTCCATTCGTCGACATAAGATTCGAGGATTTGCCAAGAGGTACTGTGCTAAGAACAAAGGTGTTGGACTGAGGGCCTGTTTCAGGTTTGCCAGTGAAAACGGTGCCTACATCCAAGATGGTTTCTTGTACAAACTGGTTGGCCGCCAcaacttctctttctctgtgacACCAA ttgAAGGTGAAGTTGTTGAGAGATTGGAGATGGAGGTTAAAGTTGGACCAAAGGCTGCAGAGAAGCTTGTTAAGCGCATCAACCTGAACGAAGAGGAAACCAGAGAGGAAGGAGGACCAGTTCTGATGAAGCTCGACAAAATCCTGTCTTCAAGGAGGAACGgctcctcatcttcctcctctagCTCAAGCAGCTCTTCATCTCGTTCCAGCAGTTCCTCAAAGACCTCCTCTAGCTCTTCATCTCGCTCCGGCCGTAAGATCAATCTTGCAGCCCGTTCGaacaagagcagcagcagcagcagttccaAACGCAGTAGCAGTAGCAgtagtagcagcagcagcagcagcagcagcagcagcagcagtagtagcagcagctggagaagcAGAAGCAGGAGTGGCAGATCAAGATCCAGCAGCAGTTCAGATAGGACCAGCTCTGCTTCAAGCATAGCATCTCTCTTCATTGACAGTTCCAGCTCTTCTCGCTCCAGCTCCTCTCGCTCTAAG CAAGTGACTGAGAGGTTCCAGAGGTTACACAATAAGGAGAATCCCTCCAAATCAGCTTCCAGAAGCAGGAGCATTTCCGCCAGCGTTGAGGCCATCTTCAATCAG AAAAAATTCCTCAGGGAAGAGGAAGTTGTTGCAGCCCTGCTCTTCCGTGCTGTCAAAGTTGACAAGAGGATGTTGGGATACCAAGTTGCTGTCTACCTTGACAAGCCAAATGCCAGACTTCAGATCATTGTCTCCAACATGTCTTCTGAAAGCAACTGGAGGCTCTGTGCTGATGGAGTTGTGTTGAGCAAGCACAAAGTTACA ACTAAGGTTTCCTGGGGCGAACAATGCAAGAGATATAGCGCCAATGCTACAGGAGAGACCGGTCTTGTTTCTTCAAATCCTGCAGCTCGCCTCAGAGCGTCCTGGGAAAGACTGCCTTCTGCCCTGAAACGTTATGCCAAGAT GGTCAacaaatatgtccgttctaaaGTGATCTCAGACTTGAttcacacaaagaaacaaaacagcacCAGGAAACTCTCAGTCATTGCAGTTGCAACTTCTGACAGGACAATTGACCTCGTTGTGAAAACTCCAATG AAAAATGCCTACAATGTCACCATACGCCTTCCCATGTCTATGCCCATTGATGAGATCAAAGGTCTCAGCCCATTTGATGAAATCATTGACAAGATCCACTTCATGGTTTCAAAGGCTGCCGCAG CTGAATGCAGATTCATTGAAGACACACTCTACACATTCAACAACAAGAGCTACAAGAACAAGATGCCTTCCTCTTGCTACCAGGTTGCCGCACAGGACTGCACTGATGAACTGAAGTTCATGGTTCTCCTGAGGAAAGATTCTTCAGAGCAACACCATATCAAtgtcaaaatttctgagat TGACATCGACATGTATCCAAGAGACAACAAAATCATCGTGAAGGTCAACGAAATGGAAATTCCCCTCACCAGCCTGCCTTACCGCCACCCAACAG CCTCCATTGAGATCAGACAGAGTGGAGAGGGCCTTGCTGTATTTGCACCCAGACATGGTCTCCAAGAAGTCTACTTTGACAGAAAGACATGGAgg ATCAAAATTGCTGACTGGATGAAAGGAAAGACCTGTGGACTTTGTGGAAAGGCTGATGGAGAAATCAGACAGGAGTACCACACTCCCAACGGACGCGTGGCTAAGAACTCAGTCAGCTTTGCTCACTCCTGGATTCTGCCTGTTGAAAGCTGCAGGGATGAATCTG AGTGCCGTCTGAAGCTTGAATCTGTGCAGCTGGAAAAACAATTGACCGTTCATGGTGACGATTCCACTTGCTTCTCTGTTGAGCCTGTACCTCGCTGTCTGCCTGGATGCTTGCCAATCAAGACCACCCCCGTCACTGTTGGTTTCAACTGCTGGTCATCTG AATCTGAGAGCAATGTCTATGACAGAAGTGTGGACCTGAGAAAGACTACCCAAGCTCACCTGGCTTGCAACTGCAACACCAAGTGCTCTTAA
- the LOC122838685 gene encoding afadin- and alpha-actinin-binding protein-like isoform X2, which yields MPESSPVKDARRCSVECRTPPLSQFSQSSLLLHRNSHRLSTFCTEHNLQECLSHISQEVSLLGLSPGWTEADSGSQLNVVAVLNCMYDLIQLHHRSLRTLENMEIEQLKLSSNVDYLKINNTHLKEEVEVSKRQNTGLLERERQLQLKLKSLQNCLKNEKEEVQKLQNIISSRSCQFNHEMKRREREFTKLKERLNQLLADKKDRKSAIDVLNNIGRADGKRSLWKTEKTEAKHEGEMYRTLLSDYDMRQRELVLENAELKKVMHQMKKEIVSILKSRKLIPKGENYEHNDTQAASDEDDEVFDPSKESLELFCIDAREKLTNSIRLQWRRLKSHVERLDSQVSLTQMSESSNDDAVPRENHEEEMDRLKMEIQRCKDFIQKQQQLLQKQLSCVCNEDSVSLQNEGYMLQEKKRLGEEWKNLEEQRKSFERERRNFTEAAIRLSHERKVFEEDRGTWLKQQFLSMSPFGNSKQLHGPKSASALLIAETEVSAPMGPETLSECQSDSASPIPRSVSLMSSSAADLECELRLIPGNGMTCSLSEHRKSEHFEELSPLCENISLRDKQRRESEDLSNHSLTPEKSSSI from the exons ATGCCAGAGTCCTCACCGG TCAAGGACGCTCGCCGCTGTTCTGTTGAATGTAGAACACCTCCCCTGAGTCAGTTCAGCCAGTCATCGCTGCTACTCCACAGAAACTCACACAGGCTCAGCACCTTCTGCACAGAGCACAATCTGCAGGAATGCCTGTCTCACATCAGTCAG GAGGTGTCACTGCTGGGTCTCTCGCCTGGCTGGACCGAGGCAGACAGCGGCTCACAGCTGAATGTTGTGGCTGTGCTGAATTGCATGTATGACCTGATTCAGCTGCACCACAGGAGCCTGAGAACACTGGAAAACATGGAAATAGAGCAGCTGAAACTCAGCAGCAATGTGGATTACCTGAAGATCAACAACACTCATCTAAAG GAAGAGGTTGAAGTTTCCAAACGACAAAACACTGGATTGCTTGAGAGAGAacgacagctgcagctgaaactgAAGAGTCTGCAGAACtgtctgaaaaatgagaaagaagaG GTGCAGAAACTGCAGAACATAATTTCAAGCCGTTCCTGTCAGTTCAACCACGAAATgaaaaggagggagagagaatTCACTAAACTGAAGGAGCGATTGAATCAACTCCTAGCTGACAAAAAAGATAGAAAATCAG CTATTGACGTATTAAACAACATTGGAAGAGCTGATGGAAAGAGAAGCCtttggaaaactgaaaaaacagaagcaaa GCATGAGGGAGAGATGTATAGGACACTTCTAAGCGACTACGACATGAGGCAGAGGGAGCTTGTCCTGGAAAATGCAGAGCTGAAGAAGGTGATGCATCAGATGAAGAAGGAGATTGTGTCCATCCTGAAGTCAAGAAAACTGATCCCCAAAGGAGAAAATTATGAGCATAATGATACGCAG GCTGCCTCAGACGAAGACGATGAGGTGTTTGACCCCAGTAAGGAAAGTTTAGAGCTGTTTTGTATTGATGCCAGGGAGAAGCTGACTAACAGTATCCGCCTCCAGTGGAGAAGACTCAAGAGCCACGTTGAAAGACTGGACAGCCAAG tgtcttTGACTCAGATGTCTGAGTCTAGCAATGATGACGCTGTCCCTCGTGAGAATCATGAGGAGGAGATGGACCGGCTAAAGATGGAGATCCAGCGGTGCAAAGATTTCAttcaaaagcagcagcagctcctgcag AAGCAGCTGAGCTGTGTGTGCAACGAAGACTCCGTGTCGCTGCAGAATGAGGGCTACATGCTGCAGGAGAAGAAACGCCTCGGTGAGGAATGGAAGAACTTAGAGGAACAGAGAAAGAGCTTTGAGAGGGAAAGGAGGAACTTCACTGAAGCAGCTATTAGACTGAGCCATGAG AGGAAGGTCTTTGAGGAGGATCGGGGCACATGGCTCAAACAGCAGTTTCTAAGTATGAGTCCGTTTGGAAACTCAAAGCAGCTTCATGGGCCGAAGTCTGCAAGTGCCTTATTGATCG CTGAAACGGAGGTTAGTGCACCGATGGGTCCAGAAACACTCAGCGAATGTCAATCAGACTCGGCCTCCCCAATACCTAGATCGGTTTCTCTCATGTCATCTTCTGCAGCTGATTTGGAGTGTGAACTTCGCCTTATTCCAGGAAACGG TATGACTTGCAGCTTGTCAGAACACAGAAAGTCAGAACATTTTGAGGAATTGAGCCCactatgtgaaaatatttctctgcGGGACAAACAGCGGAGGGAGAGCGAAGACCTCAGCAACCATTCACTCACACCTGAGAAGAGCAGTAGTATATGA